Within bacterium, the genomic segment GGCTGGAGATAGCCAAGTGGCCTTTGTCATTACCGATAAATGTCTGGGCGAGCGCTATGCCTCGTGCATGCAGGTCTGCCCGGTCTACTGTATTTACCCCGGCGAACTCGACGGCCGACCGTTTGCCGTGATTGATCCCAAGCTCTGCATTGACTGTGGAGCGTGCGTGCCCGAGTGTCCGATGGAAGCCTTCGTCGAAACTCCCAAAGAGGATCCCGAGTACGCCCAGATCAACGCCCAATACGCACCGCTTTGGAAAGGAAATCCCGCCCCACCCGTTCGCCCCGCGTCCGATCCGCCGCGAAAAGGCAATGTGTACTGAGAAAAAGCGGAAAAGCGAAAAGGCGAAAATCTGAAAATGAGACTCCATGCGGCAGAGGAACAGGACCTCCGAAAGCGGACAAAAGCGTTTGCTCTCCGTATTATCCGTTTGTATGCCGCCTTGCCTAAGCAGTCCGCTGTTCAGATTCTCGGCAGGCAGGTGTTGAGATCGGGGACTTCGGTAGGTGCTCACATAGCAGAAGCCAATTTCGCAAAGTCCAGAGCGGATTTCATCAATAAGCTGGAAGGCGCGCTTCAAGAGCTGGAAGAGACAAGATACTGGCTTG encodes:
- a CDS encoding ferredoxin family protein gives rise to the protein MAFVITDKCLGERYASCMQVCPVYCIYPGELDGRPFAVIDPKLCIDCGACVPECPMEAFVETPKEDPEYAQINAQYAPLWKGNPAPPVRPASDPPRKGNVY
- a CDS encoding four helix bundle protein; translation: MRLHAAEEQDLRKRTKAFALRIIRLYAALPKQSAVQILGRQVLRSGTSVGAHIAEANFAKSRADFINKLEGALQELEETRYWLELLLEGEFVKPARLKPLTEETGELIAILVTIVSRSRRSTSKD